The Geobacter sp. AOG2 genome includes a window with the following:
- the rplD gene encoding 50S ribosomal protein L4: MPSIAVFNMNKQQVGEVQLPDAVFGTEVKEYLIHQALRIQLANRRAGTVAVKNRAAVSGGGKKPFKQKGTGNARQGCSRAPQYPGGGVAFGPQPKTYNLSMNKKARAAALCSLLSFQYKNESITVLDKLDFDKISTKDFAGFMKRFELEKSLIITDNPSNNLYLSARNVPHVKVLKVGGLNVHDMLKYKNIIFTQEAVQTVEGALQK, encoded by the coding sequence ATGCCTTCGATAGCAGTCTTTAATATGAATAAGCAGCAGGTTGGCGAAGTCCAGTTGCCGGATGCTGTGTTCGGCACCGAGGTGAAAGAGTATCTCATTCACCAGGCGCTTCGTATCCAGCTTGCCAACCGGAGAGCAGGGACCGTCGCCGTAAAGAACCGCGCAGCCGTATCCGGCGGCGGCAAGAAGCCTTTCAAGCAGAAAGGCACCGGCAATGCCCGTCAGGGATGCAGCCGGGCTCCTCAGTATCCTGGTGGTGGTGTTGCTTTCGGTCCGCAGCCCAAAACCTATAATCTGAGCATGAACAAGAAAGCCCGTGCCGCTGCGCTCTGTTCACTTCTGTCCTTTCAGTACAAGAATGAAAGCATAACAGTGCTGGACAAGCTCGATTTCGACAAGATATCCACGAAGGATTTTGCAGGCTTCATGAAGCGTTTTGAGCTCGAGAAGTCGCTGATCATCACGGATAACCCCAGCAATAATCTCTATCTCTCTGCGCGAAACGTTCCGCATGTCAAGGTGCTCAAGGTCGGTGGTCTGAATGTTCACGACATGTTGAAGTACAAGAACATCATTTTCACGCAGGAGGCGGTTCAGACCGTTGAAGGAGCGTTGCAGAAATGA